In Vibrio tritonius, the following are encoded in one genomic region:
- the tuf gene encoding elongation factor Tu: MSKEKFERTKPHVNVGTIGHVDHGKTTLTAAICTVLSKVYGGAARDFASIDNAPEERERGITIATSHVEYDTPTRHYAHVDCPGHADYVKNMITGAAQMDGGILVVAATDGPMPQTREHILLGRQVGIPYIIVFMNKCDMVDDEELLELVEMEVRELLTEYDFPGDDLPVIQGSALGALNGEAQWEEKIVELAKALDEYIPEPERAVDQPFLMPIEDVFSIQGRGTVVTGRIERGILKVGDEVQIVGIHDTTSTTCTGVEMFRKLLDEGRAGENVGALLRGTKRDEVERGQVLAAPGSITPHTTFESEVYVLSKDEGGRHTPFFKGYRPQFYFRTTDVTGDIQLPEGVEMVMPGDNIRMTVTLIAPIAMDDGLRFAIREGGRTVGAGVVAKIVA; encoded by the coding sequence ATGTCTAAAGAAAAATTTGAACGTACGAAACCGCACGTAAACGTTGGTACTATCGGCCACGTTGACCACGGTAAAACAACTCTAACTGCAGCTATCTGTACTGTACTTTCTAAAGTATACGGCGGTGCAGCTCGTGACTTCGCGTCAATCGATAACGCTCCAGAAGAACGTGAACGTGGTATCACAATCGCGACTTCTCACGTAGAATACGACACTCCAACTCGTCACTACGCACACGTAGACTGTCCAGGACACGCTGACTATGTTAAAAACATGATCACAGGTGCTGCACAGATGGACGGTGGTATCCTAGTTGTTGCTGCAACAGATGGTCCAATGCCACAAACTCGTGAGCACATCCTACTAGGCCGTCAGGTTGGTATCCCTTACATCATCGTATTCATGAACAAATGTGACATGGTTGATGATGAAGAGCTACTAGAACTAGTAGAAATGGAAGTTCGTGAACTTCTAACTGAATACGATTTCCCAGGCGACGACCTACCAGTAATCCAAGGCTCAGCACTTGGCGCACTAAACGGTGAAGCACAATGGGAAGAGAAAATCGTTGAACTAGCGAAAGCTCTAGACGAATACATCCCAGAGCCAGAGCGTGCAGTAGATCAGCCATTCCTAATGCCTATCGAAGACGTATTCTCAATCCAAGGTCGTGGTACAGTAGTAACTGGCCGTATCGAGCGCGGTATCCTAAAAGTAGGTGATGAAGTACAAATCGTGGGTATTCACGACACAACTTCAACTACTTGTACAGGTGTTGAGATGTTCCGTAAACTTCTAGACGAAGGTCGTGCGGGTGAGAACGTTGGTGCACTACTACGTGGTACTAAACGTGACGAAGTTGAACGTGGTCAAGTACTAGCGGCACCAGGTTCAATCACTCCACACACTACTTTTGAATCAGAAGTATACGTACTGTCTAAAGATGAAGGTGGTCGTCACACACCATTCTTCAAAGGCTACCGTCCACAGTTCTACTTCCGTACAACTGACGTAACTGGTGACATCCAGCTACCAGAAGGCGTAGAAATGGTAATGCCAGGCGACAACATCCGTATGACAGTAACTCTAATCGCGCCAATCGCGATGGATGATGGTCTACGTTTCGCGATCCGTGAAGGCGGCCGTACAGTAGGTGCTGGTGTTGTAGCTAAGATCGTTGCTTAA
- the murB gene encoding UDP-N-acetylmuramate dehydrogenase translates to MQFHLDISLKPYHTFGIDQSCERLAIAESVDDLKCIYRNPEWANFTKLVIGKGSNMLFTEPYQGLVVVNRIKGIKSTEDADAFYLHIGSGEDWPSLVQWSVSHGIAGLENLALIPGCAGSAPVQNIGAYGVEFKDVCQYVDYLCLESLEVKRLPLAECKFGYRDSVFKHRLFNKAVVVAIGLKLNKNWQPNLQYGPLKTLGDNCSAKAIFDTVCKIRQEKLPDPIKQGNAGSFFKNPIINLEHYQRLLTQYPDIVGYPAGADMKVAAGWLIDKAGLKGVSIGGACVHPNQALVIVNQNGDATAQDVIDLAAKVYDEVYQKYQIKLEHEVRFMAAESETHLAQLMETSE, encoded by the coding sequence ATGCAATTTCATCTCGATATATCATTAAAACCTTATCACACGTTTGGTATCGATCAGTCCTGTGAACGATTGGCAATCGCAGAATCGGTAGATGACCTCAAATGTATTTATCGCAATCCCGAATGGGCAAACTTCACTAAGCTTGTTATCGGTAAAGGAAGCAACATGCTTTTTACTGAGCCTTACCAAGGACTAGTTGTCGTTAATCGTATTAAGGGGATTAAATCTACTGAGGACGCAGACGCTTTTTATTTGCATATTGGTTCTGGAGAGGACTGGCCTTCATTAGTGCAATGGAGCGTTAGTCATGGTATCGCAGGTTTAGAAAATCTTGCGCTTATTCCTGGGTGTGCTGGTTCTGCACCGGTGCAAAATATCGGAGCTTATGGCGTCGAATTTAAAGATGTTTGTCAGTACGTAGATTATCTTTGTTTAGAGAGCCTTGAAGTGAAGCGACTACCGCTAGCGGAGTGTAAGTTTGGATATCGTGATTCTGTGTTCAAGCATCGTCTATTTAATAAAGCGGTTGTTGTCGCTATCGGTTTGAAATTAAATAAAAATTGGCAGCCCAATTTGCAATACGGTCCTCTAAAAACATTGGGGGATAATTGCTCTGCAAAAGCAATATTCGATACGGTGTGCAAAATTCGCCAAGAAAAGCTTCCTGACCCAATAAAGCAAGGCAATGCTGGGAGCTTTTTTAAGAACCCTATTATTAATCTAGAACACTACCAGCGGCTATTAACACAATATCCCGATATAGTGGGATACCCAGCAGGGGCTGACATGAAGGTCGCTGCAGGGTGGTTAATTGATAAGGCTGGCCTAAAAGGTGTATCCATAGGCGGTGCCTGTGTACATCCCAATCAAGCGTTGGTTATTGTTAACCAAAATGGCGATGCAACTGCTCAAGATGTTATTGATTTAGCAGCCAAAGTGTATGACGAGGTTTATCAAAAATATCAGATTAAATTAGAGCATGAGGTTCGCTTTATGGCTGCTGAATCAGAGACCCACTTAGCACAATTAATGGAGACGTCAGAGTGA
- the rplA gene encoding 50S ribosomal protein L1: MAKLTKRMRTIREKVDVTKEYDINEAVALLKELATAKFVESVDVAVNLGIDARKSDQNVRGATVLPHGTGRDVRVAVFTQGANAEAAKEAGADLVGMEDLAEQVKKGEMNFDVVIASPDAMRVVGQLGTILGPRGLMPNPKVGTVTPNVAEAVKNAKAGQVRYRNDKNGIVHTTIGKVSFDSAQIKENLEALLVALKKAKPSAAKGVYVKKVSISTTMGAGVSVDQNTLSAVI, encoded by the coding sequence ATGGCTAAACTAACTAAACGCATGCGTACTATCCGCGAAAAAGTGGATGTAACTAAAGAGTACGACATCAACGAAGCTGTAGCTCTTCTTAAAGAACTTGCAACTGCTAAATTCGTTGAGTCTGTTGACGTTGCTGTTAACCTAGGCATCGATGCACGTAAATCTGACCAAAACGTTCGTGGCGCAACTGTGCTACCACACGGTACTGGTCGTGACGTACGTGTTGCTGTATTCACTCAAGGTGCAAACGCTGAAGCTGCTAAAGAAGCTGGCGCTGACCTAGTGGGTATGGAAGATCTAGCTGAGCAAGTTAAGAAAGGCGAAATGAACTTCGACGTAGTTATCGCATCTCCAGATGCAATGCGCGTTGTAGGTCAGCTTGGTACTATCCTTGGTCCTCGTGGTCTTATGCCAAACCCTAAAGTTGGTACTGTAACTCCTAACGTTGCTGAAGCAGTTAAAAATGCTAAAGCTGGTCAGGTTCGTTACCGTAACGACAAGAACGGTATCGTTCATACTACGATTGGTAAAGTGTCTTTCGACTCTGCACAAATCAAAGAGAACCTAGAAGCTCTTCTAGTTGCTCTTAAAAAAGCAAAACCATCAGCAGCAAAAGGTGTTTACGTTAAGAAAGTAAGCATCTCTACCACTATGGGTGCTGGTGTTTCAGTAGATCAGAACACTCTATCTGCTGTAATTTAA
- the pssA gene encoding CDP-diacylglycerol--serine O-phosphatidyltransferase — protein MIARRHPVKKLPAIALSPENFNVLLSAKEFRTQLIESIRHATKRIYIVALYLENDDAGREILTEIYEAKQRNPGLDINICVDWHRAQRGLIGAASSQGNSAMYAEFAEKYEHSIPVYGIPVRGREVFGVLHLKGFIIDDKVIYSGASLNNVYLHYKDRYRFDRYHAIESTELANTMVNYVQSEMIAHPAVYDLSASNKPKTKEIKIDIRQFRSSLAQSHYKFAPQSVSDQEIGITPLVGIGKRRNFLNQTIIQMIAQAKEEIFICTPYFNFPKSVAKEVKKAIRRGVKVDIVIGDKTANDFYISPEQEFKTIGGLPYLYELNLRRFARINEANIAGRKLSIHLWKHEENSFHLKGVWVDKRYMLLTGNNLNPRAWKLDLENGLLVRDENQHLTGQFEKEKENILQHTHLIGSYMQIEQMENYPAPVQRLIRKITRVKADRVLKQIL, from the coding sequence ATGATTGCTCGTAGACACCCTGTCAAAAAGCTACCAGCGATTGCGCTATCTCCAGAGAATTTTAATGTTCTTCTCTCTGCTAAAGAGTTTCGCACTCAGTTGATCGAATCAATACGTCACGCAACAAAACGTATTTACATCGTTGCTCTGTATTTAGAAAACGATGATGCTGGACGTGAAATACTGACAGAAATATATGAAGCAAAACAGCGTAACCCTGGTTTAGATATTAATATCTGCGTAGACTGGCACCGAGCTCAACGCGGTCTAATCGGAGCAGCATCTTCACAAGGTAATTCTGCTATGTATGCAGAATTTGCAGAAAAGTACGAACATAGCATTCCTGTTTATGGCATACCGGTCCGTGGCCGTGAAGTGTTTGGCGTTCTTCACCTAAAAGGCTTCATCATCGATGATAAAGTGATTTACAGTGGTGCTAGCCTAAATAACGTTTATCTGCATTATAAAGATCGCTACCGCTTTGATAGATATCATGCAATAGAGAGTACTGAACTCGCCAATACCATGGTGAATTACGTACAAAGTGAAATGATCGCACATCCTGCAGTTTATGACCTATCAGCTAGTAATAAGCCAAAAACAAAAGAAATTAAAATTGATATTCGCCAATTTAGATCTTCTTTGGCGCAATCACACTACAAGTTTGCCCCACAATCAGTAAGTGACCAAGAAATAGGTATCACTCCACTAGTCGGAATTGGTAAACGACGTAATTTTCTAAACCAAACCATCATTCAGATGATTGCTCAGGCAAAAGAAGAGATCTTTATTTGTACACCATACTTTAATTTTCCAAAGAGTGTGGCAAAAGAAGTGAAGAAAGCGATTCGTCGTGGAGTTAAAGTCGACATTGTGATCGGCGATAAAACGGCGAACGACTTTTATATTTCACCGGAGCAAGAATTTAAAACCATCGGTGGTTTACCTTACTTATATGAACTGAACTTGCGCCGCTTTGCTCGTATCAACGAAGCCAATATAGCCGGTCGAAAATTGTCTATCCATCTATGGAAACATGAAGAAAACAGTTTTCACTTAAAAGGTGTTTGGGTTGATAAGCGCTATATGCTTTTAACAGGAAATAACCTAAACCCTAGAGCTTGGAAATTAGATCTAGAAAATGGTCTCTTGGTTCGTGATGAAAATCAGCACCTAACAGGTCAGTTCGAAAAAGAGAAAGAAAATATCCTACAGCATACGCACTTAATCGGTAGCTACATGCAGATAGAACAAATGGAGAATTATCCAGCTCCAGTTCAACGTCTCATTCGAAAAATCACAAGGGTAAAAGCGGATAGAGTTTTAAAACAAATCCTGTAA
- the rplJ gene encoding 50S ribosomal protein L10 encodes MALNLQDKKAIVAEVNEAANGALSAVVADSRGVQVAAMTTLRKQAREAGVYLKVVRNTLARRAVEGTSYECLQDVFVGPTLIGFSNEHPGAAARLFKDFAKENKEFEIKAAAFEGALADVEVLATLPTYDEAIARLMMCMKEASAGKLVRTIAAVRDQKQEAAA; translated from the coding sequence ATGGCATTAAATCTTCAAGACAAAAAAGCAATTGTTGCTGAAGTCAACGAAGCAGCCAATGGTGCACTTTCTGCAGTTGTTGCTGACTCTCGTGGCGTTCAAGTTGCTGCAATGACAACTCTACGTAAACAAGCTCGTGAAGCTGGCGTTTACCTAAAAGTTGTTCGCAACACTCTAGCTCGTCGCGCAGTAGAAGGCACGTCTTACGAATGTCTACAAGACGTATTCGTAGGTCCAACTTTGATCGGTTTCTCTAACGAGCACCCAGGTGCTGCAGCGCGTCTTTTCAAAGACTTCGCTAAAGAGAACAAAGAATTTGAGATCAAAGCTGCTGCATTTGAAGGCGCTTTAGCTGATGTAGAAGTACTAGCTACACTACCAACTTACGACGAAGCAATCGCACGCCTAATGATGTGCATGAAAGAAGCTTCTGCTGGCAAATTGGTACGTACTATTGCTGCTGTTCGCGACCAGAAACAAGAAGCTGCTGCATAA
- a CDS encoding GNAT family N-acetyltransferase has translation MATLQFETLDPIKIPLIKRFYKQHYPGAKPKSDELTIVAYKESSMVALVRFREIGKYRLLTGMVVAEQCRNLRIGKELLAYCAQHILGPHDYCFAYGHLEHFYQQGYFVTIDENALPSDLKGLYQRYTQHGKNLIPMHFMQDEM, from the coding sequence ATGGCAACTCTACAGTTTGAAACTCTTGATCCCATCAAGATTCCGTTAATTAAGCGCTTTTATAAACAGCATTACCCTGGAGCAAAGCCCAAAAGTGACGAATTGACCATTGTTGCCTACAAAGAATCATCAATGGTTGCTCTTGTACGCTTTAGAGAAATTGGCAAATATCGACTCCTAACAGGTATGGTTGTGGCAGAACAGTGCCGCAACCTACGGATAGGCAAGGAATTACTCGCCTATTGTGCTCAGCATATACTCGGCCCACATGACTACTGTTTCGCTTATGGGCATCTAGAGCATTTCTATCAGCAGGGCTATTTCGTAACAATTGACGAAAATGCGCTTCCATCGGACTTAAAAGGTTTATATCAGCGCTACACTCAACATGGTAAGAATCTCATTCCTATGCATTTTATGCAGGATGAGATGTAG
- the secE gene encoding preprotein translocase subunit SecE, with amino-acid sequence MKAKTAETPDNSSSAAEIFKWVVTFALLAVAVVGNYLYKDMSVVIRAAGVIVLIAAALGVAAVTTKGKAAVIFARESRMEIRKVVWPTRQETMQTTLIVLAVSIVMALVLWGIDGIMVKLVDFVTRI; translated from the coding sequence ATGAAAGCAAAAACTGCTGAAACTCCTGATAATAGCTCAAGTGCTGCAGAGATATTCAAGTGGGTTGTCACTTTTGCTCTGCTAGCTGTCGCTGTTGTGGGTAATTACCTATACAAAGATATGTCCGTTGTGATTCGTGCTGCTGGCGTGATCGTATTGATCGCTGCTGCCCTTGGCGTTGCTGCTGTTACTACCAAAGGTAAAGCTGCCGTGATTTTTGCTCGCGAATCTCGTATGGAAATTCGCAAAGTTGTTTGGCCAACACGCCAAGAAACAATGCAAACTACACTAATTGTTCTTGCTGTTAGCATCGTTATGGCCCTTGTGCTATGGGGTATTGACGGCATTATGGTAAAACTAGTCGATTTTGTGACTCGTATTTAA
- the birA gene encoding bifunctional biotin--[acetyl-CoA-carboxylase] ligase/biotin operon repressor BirA has product MKDHSVKLNLLNTLSDGAFHSGESLGKQLGITRAAISKHIQGIQEWGVDIFRVQGKGYQLAQPFIMLNHERIQSQVNNPVELHPIIDSTNQYLLERTDTITSGTVCVAEYQSQGRGRRGRQWMSPFGTNLYFSIFWRLEAGMAAAMGLSLVVGVAVVEAIEALGIEGVKLKWPNDLYHDDKKLAGILVEMSGQAGGAANLVIGMGMNLAMQDKKGAIDQPWTSLVEVIGNDQFDRNQLVVAFIKTLDQALKDYEMYGMQDFVARWNRLDNFIDRPVRLIMGNNEINGIERGIDAHGGVLLETNDGVKSFIGGEISLRSNG; this is encoded by the coding sequence GTGAAAGATCATAGTGTGAAATTAAATTTGTTAAACACCTTGTCCGATGGTGCGTTTCACTCTGGGGAATCATTAGGTAAACAACTTGGAATCACTCGAGCCGCAATCAGTAAACATATTCAAGGAATACAAGAGTGGGGCGTTGATATTTTTAGGGTACAGGGTAAAGGATATCAATTGGCACAACCTTTCATCATGCTTAACCATGAACGGATACAAAGCCAAGTAAATAACCCGGTTGAGTTACACCCTATTATCGATTCAACAAACCAATATTTGCTTGAGAGAACAGACACTATCACTTCTGGAACCGTGTGCGTAGCGGAATATCAATCTCAAGGTCGAGGTAGGCGAGGGCGTCAGTGGATGTCCCCATTTGGGACGAACCTATATTTTTCAATTTTTTGGCGCTTAGAAGCCGGCATGGCTGCTGCTATGGGCCTAAGTTTAGTGGTGGGGGTTGCCGTTGTTGAGGCGATTGAAGCTCTAGGTATTGAGGGTGTGAAGCTCAAATGGCCAAATGATCTGTACCACGATGATAAGAAGCTAGCTGGCATTTTGGTTGAGATGTCAGGGCAAGCCGGAGGTGCTGCGAATCTAGTGATTGGTATGGGCATGAATCTCGCGATGCAAGATAAAAAAGGGGCGATAGATCAGCCATGGACGAGTTTAGTTGAAGTGATCGGTAATGATCAGTTTGATCGTAACCAATTGGTGGTTGCCTTCATCAAAACGCTAGATCAAGCGCTTAAAGATTACGAGATGTATGGAATGCAAGATTTTGTTGCTAGGTGGAATCGGTTAGATAATTTTATAGACCGTCCAGTTCGCTTGATCATGGGTAATAACGAAATTAACGGTATCGAACGTGGTATTGATGCTCATGGCGGTGTATTACTGGAAACCAATGACGGTGTAAAGAGCTTTATTGGGGGAGAGATTTCACTGCGCAGCAATGGCTAA
- the coaA gene encoding type I pantothenate kinase → MSPYLSFDREQWANLRNTVPMTLSESDLKELQGINEKLTMEEAVEIYLPLARLLNLYVAARQNRNTVLEQFLGNKEKAPPFIIGIAGSVAVGKSTTARLLRALLSRWGNHPKVELITTDGFLYPNKVLQDKNIMHKKGFPESYDIRKLVQFVSDVKAGERHVVAPVYSHVTYDITDEEKVVDCPDVLIIEGLNVLQSGMDYPHAPHTVFISDFLDFSIYVDADSRLIEKWYVDRFMKFRFSAFAKPGSYFSHYTQLSEDAAVEKAQTIWHTINGKNLQQNILPTKYRAQLILQKGENHTVEEILLRK, encoded by the coding sequence ATGAGTCCGTACTTGTCTTTTGATCGTGAACAGTGGGCAAATCTGCGTAACACTGTTCCAATGACGCTATCAGAAAGTGATCTGAAAGAGCTGCAAGGTATTAATGAAAAATTGACGATGGAAGAGGCTGTAGAGATTTACCTACCGCTCGCTCGTTTATTGAACCTCTATGTTGCAGCAAGACAGAATCGCAATACGGTCCTCGAACAGTTTCTAGGTAACAAAGAGAAGGCCCCCCCATTTATTATCGGAATTGCTGGTAGTGTGGCGGTAGGAAAGAGTACAACAGCCCGTTTGTTACGAGCGTTATTATCTCGCTGGGGTAATCACCCAAAAGTAGAATTGATAACAACCGATGGTTTTCTATATCCGAATAAAGTTCTACAAGACAAAAACATCATGCACAAGAAAGGATTTCCAGAATCCTATGACATTCGCAAACTCGTGCAATTTGTCTCTGATGTAAAAGCTGGCGAGCGTCATGTTGTTGCTCCTGTATATTCTCACGTCACTTACGATATTACAGACGAAGAGAAAGTCGTAGACTGTCCTGACGTGCTCATTATAGAAGGATTGAATGTCCTGCAAAGTGGCATGGATTATCCTCATGCTCCACATACAGTATTCATATCAGATTTTCTTGATTTCTCTATTTATGTGGATGCAGACTCGAGACTAATCGAAAAATGGTATGTAGATCGCTTTATGAAATTCCGCTTCAGCGCGTTTGCTAAACCAGGTTCGTATTTTAGTCACTATACGCAACTCTCAGAAGACGCAGCAGTAGAAAAAGCTCAGACGATTTGGCATACCATCAATGGTAAGAATTTACAGCAGAACATTTTGCCGACTAAGTATCGAGCTCAACTTATCCTACAAAAGGGCGAAAATCATACTGTTGAAGAAATTTTACTTCGAAAGTAA
- the rplL gene encoding 50S ribosomal protein L7/L12 gives MSITNEQILDAVAEMSVMQVVELIEAMEEKFGVSAAAAVVAGGAAAGDAAAEQTEFDVILTAAGANKVAVIKAVRGATGLGLKEAKGLVDGAPAPLKEAVSKEEAEALKKELEEAGASVEVK, from the coding sequence ATGTCTATTACTAACGAGCAAATCCTAGACGCTGTTGCAGAAATGTCTGTAATGCAAGTTGTTGAACTAATCGAAGCAATGGAAGAGAAATTCGGTGTTTCTGCTGCTGCTGCTGTTGTTGCTGGCGGCGCTGCTGCAGGCGATGCTGCTGCTGAGCAAACTGAATTCGACGTAATCCTAACTGCTGCTGGCGCAAACAAAGTTGCTGTTATCAAAGCAGTACGTGGTGCGACTGGTCTAGGTCTTAAAGAAGCTAAAGGTCTTGTAGACGGTGCTCCAGCACCTCTTAAAGAAGCAGTTTCTAAAGAAGAAGCTGAAGCTCTTAAGAAAGAACTAGAAGAAGCTGGTGCGTCTGTTGAAGTTAAGTAA
- the nusG gene encoding transcription termination/antitermination protein NusG — translation MSEAPKKRWYVVQAFSGFEGRVAQSLREHIKIHGMEEHFGEVLVPTEEVVEMRAGQRRKSERKFFPGYVLVQMVMNDESWHLVRSVPRVMGFIGGTSDRPAPITDKEADAILNRLEKASEAPRPKTMFEAGEVVRVNDGPFADFNGTVEEVDYEKSRLKVSVSIFGRATPVELEFGQVEKLD, via the coding sequence ATGAGTGAAGCACCAAAAAAACGCTGGTACGTAGTTCAAGCCTTCTCAGGATTTGAAGGTCGTGTAGCTCAGTCTCTACGCGAGCATATCAAAATCCACGGCATGGAAGAGCACTTCGGTGAAGTACTTGTTCCTACTGAAGAAGTGGTTGAAATGCGTGCTGGTCAACGCCGTAAGAGCGAACGCAAATTCTTCCCAGGTTACGTCCTTGTGCAAATGGTTATGAATGACGAATCATGGCACTTGGTTCGTAGCGTTCCACGCGTAATGGGTTTCATCGGTGGTACTTCTGATCGTCCAGCACCAATTACTGATAAAGAAGCTGATGCGATTTTGAACCGTCTTGAAAAAGCAAGTGAAGCACCTCGTCCTAAAACTATGTTTGAAGCGGGTGAAGTGGTTCGTGTTAACGATGGTCCATTTGCAGACTTTAACGGTACAGTTGAAGAAGTGGATTACGAGAAGAGCCGTTTGAAAGTGTCTGTATCGATCTTTGGTCGTGCAACACCTGTAGAGCTTGAATTTGGTCAAGTGGAAAAACTTGATTAA
- the rplK gene encoding 50S ribosomal protein L11: protein MAKKVEAYIKLQVAAGMANPSPPVGPALGQRGVNIMEFCKAFNAKTESVEKGLPIPVVITVYSDRSFTFETKTPPAAVLLKKAAGIKSGSGRPNTNKVGTVTEAQIQEIAETKAADMTGADVEAMKRSIAGTARSMGLVVEG from the coding sequence ATGGCTAAGAAAGTTGAAGCTTATATCAAGCTGCAAGTTGCAGCTGGTATGGCAAACCCAAGTCCACCAGTTGGTCCAGCACTAGGTCAACGTGGTGTGAACATCATGGAATTCTGTAAAGCGTTCAACGCAAAAACAGAATCTGTTGAGAAAGGTCTACCAATCCCAGTTGTTATCACTGTATACAGTGACCGTTCGTTTACATTCGAAACTAAGACTCCACCAGCAGCAGTTCTTCTTAAGAAAGCAGCAGGTATCAAGTCTGGTTCAGGTCGCCCTAACACTAACAAAGTGGGTACAGTAACTGAAGCTCAAATCCAAGAAATCGCAGAAACTAAAGCTGCTGATATGACTGGTGCAGACGTTGAAGCTATGAAGCGTTCTATTGCGGGTACTGCTCGTTCAATGGGCCTAGTGGTAGAGGGTTAA